Proteins encoded by one window of Lutibacter sp. A64:
- a CDS encoding glycoside hydrolase family 27 protein produces the protein MKKLIILVLVVLLSACKQTNTIKEPNNANNTVLNTSKKPLMGWASWNNYRVNINEDIIKSQADAMVSKGLKDVGYSFINTDDGFFGGRDKNGNLLVHKERFPSGMKALADYIHSKGLKAGIYSDAGINTCASYWDKDTIGVGMGLYGHDRKDLTLFLKEWDYDFIKVDWCGGEWLGLDEETRYTEIGNIIKEIKPSTIYNICRWQFPGTWATRVADSWRISGDISNNFNSILAIIDLNADLWMHSSYGKYNDMDMLQVGRGMTYEEDKAHFSMWCLMQSPLLLGNDLTTMSDETTEIITNKEIIALNQSEFVYQARRMVDYGDLEVWAKPLISTISGEIAVGLLNRTNKTTNITFNLESVGLDTSASYTMRDLWSKKEYPSSTNKEISFEVPAHGIVVLKIKGTALPYNVYQFKDKNI, from the coding sequence ATGAAAAAATTAATAATTCTTGTTTTAGTAGTTCTCTTATCTGCTTGCAAGCAAACAAACACTATAAAAGAACCCAACAACGCTAACAACACTGTACTAAACACTTCTAAAAAACCACTAATGGGCTGGGCAAGTTGGAACAATTATAGAGTAAATATTAATGAAGACATTATTAAATCTCAAGCAGATGCAATGGTTTCTAAAGGATTAAAAGATGTTGGCTACTCTTTTATAAATACAGACGATGGTTTTTTTGGTGGAAGAGATAAAAATGGTAATTTATTGGTACATAAAGAACGTTTTCCTAGTGGAATGAAAGCACTTGCAGACTATATTCATTCTAAAGGTTTAAAAGCAGGAATTTATTCTGATGCAGGAATAAACACCTGCGCTTCTTATTGGGATAAAGATACCATTGGTGTAGGCATGGGGTTGTATGGACACGACAGAAAAGACTTAACATTATTTTTAAAAGAATGGGATTACGATTTTATTAAAGTAGATTGGTGCGGTGGTGAATGGTTAGGTTTAGATGAAGAAACCAGATACACAGAAATTGGAAACATTATTAAAGAAATTAAACCTTCTACTATCTACAATATTTGTAGGTGGCAATTCCCAGGAACCTGGGCAACACGTGTTGCAGATTCTTGGAGAATTTCAGGAGATATTAGTAATAACTTCAATTCAATTTTAGCAATTATAGATTTAAATGCCGATTTATGGATGCATAGTTCCTACGGAAAATATAACGATATGGATATGTTACAAGTTGGCAGAGGAATGACTTACGAAGAAGATAAAGCACATTTTTCTATGTGGTGTTTAATGCAATCTCCACTTTTATTAGGAAACGATTTAACTACAATGAGTGATGAAACTACTGAAATAATTACAAATAAAGAAATTATTGCACTTAACCAATCCGAATTTGTATATCAAGCTAGACGAATGGTTGATTATGGCGATTTAGAAGTTTGGGCCAAGCCATTAATTTCAACTATTAGTGGAGAAATTGCTGTTGGATTATTAAACAGAACTAATAAAACAACTAATATTACTTTTAATTTAGAATCTGTTGGTTTAGATACTTCAGCTTCTTATACCATGCGAGATTTATGGTCTAAAAAAGAGTACCCTTCCTCAACAAATAAAGAAATTTCTTTTGAAGTGCCTGCACATGGAATTGTAGTTTTAAAAATAAAAGGAACAGCCTTACCTTATAATGTTTATCAATTTAAAGATAAAAACATTTAA
- a CDS encoding metallophosphoesterase has product MIQNIISNSYKNAKRIPLKKDSKFIFFSDCHRGDNSYADDFANNSNIYYHALRNYLENDFTYVELGDGIELWENMYFNGIFEAHKNSFMLLREFYLKNKLHMIWGNHDMILKSAKKSSKILDTYFDKITGTDKDLLKGLVFEEGIILEPEGFEKDILLIHGHQADFYNYVLWKWNRFLVRVLWKPLQIIGIKDPTSPARNFKELIKVERKIKKWILANNNQMVISGHTHRPRFPEPNELPYFNDGSCIHPRSITGIEIVDMQISLIKWHIISREDGTLQIVKTVLEGPTAIELYLK; this is encoded by the coding sequence ATGATTCAAAATATTATATCTAATTCTTATAAAAATGCTAAAAGAATTCCTTTAAAAAAGGACTCTAAATTTATATTTTTTAGTGACTGTCATAGAGGTGATAATAGTTATGCCGATGATTTTGCAAACAATAGTAATATTTACTACCACGCGTTAAGAAATTATCTAGAAAATGATTTTACCTATGTTGAATTAGGAGATGGTATAGAATTATGGGAGAACATGTATTTTAATGGTATTTTTGAAGCCCATAAAAACTCTTTTATGTTATTGCGCGAGTTTTATTTAAAAAACAAGTTACACATGATTTGGGGAAATCATGATATGATCTTAAAAAGTGCTAAAAAATCATCAAAAATATTAGATACTTATTTTGATAAAATTACGGGAACCGATAAAGATTTACTAAAAGGTTTAGTTTTTGAAGAAGGTATTATTTTAGAACCTGAAGGATTTGAAAAAGATATACTGCTTATACATGGGCACCAAGCAGATTTTTACAACTATGTTTTGTGGAAATGGAACCGTTTTTTAGTGCGAGTTTTATGGAAACCATTACAAATAATAGGTATAAAAGATCCAACAAGCCCTGCCAGAAATTTTAAAGAATTAATTAAAGTAGAACGGAAAATTAAAAAATGGATATTGGCAAATAACAACCAAATGGTAATTTCTGGGCATACACACAGACCTCGTTTTCCAGAACCTAATGAATTACCTTATTTTAATGATGGTAGTTGTATTCATCCGCGTTCTATTACTGGAATTGAGATTGTAGACATGCAAATTTCATTAATAAAATGGCATATTATTTCTCGTGAAGACGGCACTTTACAGATTGTAAAAACTGTTTTAGAAGGCCCAACTGCTATTGAATTATATTTGAAATAA
- a CDS encoding BrxA/BrxB family bacilliredoxin, which translates to MYPPELVRPMQQELEDAGFISLHTAQEVEQVLKSEGTTLVVVNSVCGCAAGTCRPGAIASLKSDIVPNNLVTVFAGVDTESTQRAREYMIPFPPSSPAIALFKDGTLVHMLERHHIEGRPAEVIASNLAGAYEEFC; encoded by the coding sequence ATGTATCCACCAGAATTAGTAAGACCTATGCAGCAAGAATTAGAAGATGCAGGTTTTATATCGTTACACACAGCTCAAGAAGTTGAACAAGTATTAAAAAGTGAAGGCACAACTTTAGTGGTAGTTAACTCAGTTTGTGGTTGTGCAGCTGGTACTTGTAGACCTGGAGCTATTGCTTCATTAAAATCTGATATAGTGCCAAATAATTTGGTAACTGTTTTTGCAGGAGTTGATACAGAGTCAACTCAAAGAGCAAGAGAATATATGATTCCTTTTCCTCCATCTTCACCGGCTATTGCATTATTTAAAGATGGAACTTTAGTACATATGCTAGAGCGTCATCATATTGAAGGAAGACCAGCAGAAGTAATTGCTTCAAATTTAGCAGGTGCTTACGAAGAGTTTTGTTAA
- the rseP gene encoding RIP metalloprotease RseP: MEILIKASQFILSLSFLIVLHELGHFIPAKIFKTRIEKFYLFFDYKFSLFKKKIGDTVYGIGWIPLGGYVKISGMIDESMDTEQMKQPAQPWEFRSKPAWQRLIIMLGGVTVNFILGIVIYIMITFVWGMDFVKPEGVKNGFAVHETFKQYGFKDGDLITKFNGEEPENVTDVNMFLFLRDISSLEVLHEDGETATIAIPEDIGSIMWENGVMEPFNVRTNAVIDTVVVGSPAEKAGIIKNDKIIAINNTPVTYWQDFAEIAANSTEDTLMLEVERNGTSESFSIVPDENKTIGVSNYRHKDVDFQHKDYTFLESIAVGNSRAIWKLKDYITQFKYVFTKKGATSIGGFIAIGNIFPATWSWQSFWSITAFLSIMLGFMNLLPIPALDGGHVVFTLYEMITGRKPNDKFLEYAQITGFLILIALLLLANGNDVVKLFSK; this comes from the coding sequence ATGGAAATATTGATTAAAGCTTCACAATTTATTTTAAGTTTATCGTTTTTGATAGTACTGCACGAATTAGGACATTTTATTCCAGCAAAAATATTTAAAACACGTATAGAAAAATTTTACTTATTTTTTGATTATAAATTCTCTTTATTTAAAAAGAAAATTGGTGATACTGTTTATGGTATTGGTTGGATTCCTTTAGGTGGATATGTAAAAATATCTGGTATGATTGACGAAAGTATGGATACTGAACAGATGAAACAACCAGCACAACCTTGGGAATTTAGATCTAAACCTGCTTGGCAACGTTTAATTATAATGTTAGGTGGTGTAACTGTTAATTTTATTTTAGGTATTGTAATTTATATTATGATCACCTTTGTTTGGGGAATGGATTTTGTAAAACCTGAAGGAGTAAAAAATGGTTTTGCTGTACACGAAACCTTTAAACAATACGGTTTTAAAGATGGCGATTTAATTACAAAATTTAATGGTGAAGAACCAGAAAATGTTACAGATGTAAATATGTTTTTATTTCTAAGAGATATTTCTTCTTTAGAAGTATTACATGAAGATGGAGAAACAGCAACAATCGCAATTCCAGAAGATATTGGAAGTATTATGTGGGAAAACGGAGTTATGGAGCCGTTTAATGTTAGAACAAACGCAGTAATTGATACTGTAGTTGTAGGTTCTCCTGCCGAAAAAGCTGGAATTATAAAAAACGATAAAATAATTGCTATAAATAATACTCCCGTTACCTATTGGCAAGATTTTGCTGAAATTGCTGCAAATTCAACAGAAGATACATTAATGCTAGAAGTTGAAAGAAATGGAACATCTGAATCATTTTCAATTGTTCCAGATGAAAATAAAACTATTGGTGTTTCAAACTACAGGCATAAAGATGTAGATTTTCAACATAAAGATTATACATTTTTAGAGAGTATTGCGGTTGGAAACTCAAGAGCAATTTGGAAATTAAAAGATTATATAACACAGTTTAAATACGTATTTACAAAAAAAGGAGCAACAAGTATTGGTGGTTTTATAGCAATTGGAAACATTTTTCCTGCTACTTGGAGCTGGCAATCTTTTTGGAGCATCACAGCATTTTTATCAATTATGCTAGGTTTTATGAATTTATTACCAATACCTGCCTTAGATGGTGGTCACGTTGTATTTACTTTGTATGAAATGATTACTGGTAGAAAACCAAACGATAAGTTTTTAGAATATGCACAAATAACAGGATTTTTAATTCTTATTGCACTACTTCTATTAGCCAACGGAAATGATGTTGTAAAGTTGTTTTCTAAGTAA
- the ileS gene encoding isoleucine--tRNA ligase — protein MSKKFREYKGLNLTKVADETLAFWEKEDIFEKSIATRNENKPFVFFEGPPSANGLPGIHHVMARTIKDIFCRYKTLQGFQVKRKAGWDTHGLPIELGVEKELGITKEDIGKKITIEEYNQACRTAVMRYTDVWNDLTKRVGYWVDMEDPYITYKPKYMETVWWLLAEMYKKGLIYKGYTIQPYSPKAGTGLSSHELNQPGTYQDVTDTTAVAQFKAIKNTLPEMLQDIDGDIHFLAWTTTPWTLPSNTALTVGKKIEYVLVKTYNQYTFKPLNVILAKSLVGKQFTKKFFTVENEAQLSEYKENDKKIPYIIVKEFKGVDILEAKYEQLMPYALPYQNPENAFRVIAGDFVTTEDGTGIVHTAPTFGADDALVAKQASPEVPPLLVLDDNGNPVPLVDLQGKFTKHMGEYAGKYVKNEYYNDGEAPERSLDVEIAIQLKKENKAFHVEKYRHSYPHCWRTDKPVLYYPLDSWFIKVTDKRDRMFELNETINWKPKSTGEGRFGNWLKNANDWNLSRSRYWGIPLPIWRTEDGTEELIIGSVEELKAEMQKSVDAGLMKGDIFADFEVGNMSEENYDKIDLHKNVVDGITLVSPKGQPMKRESDLIDVWFDSGSMPYAQWHYPFENKELIDDKKFYPADFIAEGVDQTRGWFYTLHAIGTMVFDSVAYKNVVSNGLVLDKEGKKMSKRLGNAVDPFETMDKYGADATRWYMISNANPWDNLKFDIEGIDEVRRKFFGTLYNTYSFFSLYANLDSFTYAEDEISIEKRPEIDRWILSELNTLIKNVEKFYEEYEPTRAARAIQDFVGENLSNWFVRLSRRRFWKGDYELDKISAYQTLYTCLLNVAKLASPIAPFYMDNLYKDLISVSGKENFESIHLAEFPKYDATLVDEKLEHKMQQAQKISSMVLSLRKKEMIKVRQPLQRIMIPILDEAGREEILAVENLIKSEVNVKEIELIDDASGILVKTIKPNFKVLGPKFGKDMRFVSQAIQNLTKEAIATIEKQGEIPLKINEKTVNLTLEEVEITSQDIEGWLVANQGGLTVALDVTITDELRKEGNARELINRVQNLRKESGFDVTDKIKLIIQKNDILESSIEANKDYIKTETLTSELVFEELVEKGTEIAFDDVNTKILIQKM, from the coding sequence ATGAGTAAAAAGTTTAGAGAATATAAGGGTTTGAACCTCACTAAGGTAGCAGATGAAACTTTAGCATTTTGGGAAAAGGAAGATATTTTCGAAAAAAGTATAGCGACAAGAAATGAAAATAAACCTTTTGTGTTTTTTGAAGGACCACCTTCTGCAAATGGTTTACCAGGTATTCATCACGTAATGGCACGTACCATAAAAGATATTTTTTGTAGGTATAAAACCTTACAAGGTTTTCAAGTAAAAAGAAAAGCTGGTTGGGATACTCACGGATTACCAATTGAATTAGGTGTTGAAAAAGAATTAGGAATTACCAAAGAAGATATTGGTAAAAAAATAACTATAGAAGAATACAACCAAGCGTGTAGAACTGCCGTAATGCGTTATACCGATGTTTGGAACGACCTAACTAAACGTGTTGGATATTGGGTAGATATGGAAGATCCATACATAACCTACAAACCAAAATATATGGAAACTGTTTGGTGGTTATTAGCCGAAATGTATAAAAAAGGGTTAATATATAAAGGGTATACCATTCAGCCATATTCTCCAAAAGCAGGAACTGGATTGAGTTCTCACGAATTAAATCAGCCAGGTACCTACCAAGATGTTACAGATACAACTGCAGTAGCTCAGTTTAAAGCAATAAAAAACACCTTACCAGAAATGTTGCAAGATATTGATGGAGATATTCACTTTTTAGCTTGGACAACAACACCTTGGACTTTACCTTCAAATACAGCATTAACCGTAGGTAAAAAAATAGAATATGTATTGGTAAAAACTTACAACCAATACACATTTAAGCCACTAAATGTAATTTTAGCAAAGAGTTTAGTTGGAAAACAATTCACTAAAAAATTCTTTACAGTTGAAAATGAAGCTCAGCTTTCAGAGTATAAAGAAAATGATAAAAAAATTCCTTATATAATTGTTAAAGAATTTAAAGGAGTAGATATTTTAGAAGCTAAATACGAACAATTAATGCCGTATGCGCTTCCTTACCAAAATCCAGAAAATGCCTTTAGAGTAATTGCTGGTGATTTTGTTACTACAGAAGATGGTACAGGAATTGTACATACCGCACCAACTTTTGGTGCAGATGATGCTTTAGTAGCAAAACAAGCTAGTCCAGAAGTACCACCATTATTGGTATTAGATGATAACGGGAATCCGGTACCATTGGTAGATTTACAAGGGAAATTCACCAAACATATGGGCGAATACGCTGGAAAATATGTAAAAAATGAATATTATAACGATGGTGAAGCTCCAGAGCGCTCACTAGATGTTGAAATTGCCATTCAATTAAAAAAAGAGAACAAAGCCTTTCACGTAGAAAAATACCGTCACAGTTACCCACACTGTTGGAGAACTGATAAACCTGTATTATACTATCCATTAGATTCTTGGTTTATAAAAGTAACCGACAAACGTGATAGGATGTTTGAATTAAATGAAACTATTAACTGGAAACCAAAATCTACTGGAGAAGGACGTTTTGGAAACTGGTTAAAAAATGCAAACGACTGGAATTTATCGCGCTCTCGTTATTGGGGTATTCCATTACCAATTTGGAGAACCGAAGACGGTACCGAAGAACTAATTATTGGTTCTGTTGAAGAACTAAAAGCTGAAATGCAAAAATCTGTTGATGCAGGGCTTATGAAAGGTGATATTTTTGCAGATTTTGAGGTTGGAAATATGTCTGAAGAAAATTATGATAAAATAGACCTTCATAAAAATGTAGTTGATGGTATTACCCTAGTTTCACCAAAAGGACAACCAATGAAACGCGAAAGCGACTTAATTGATGTTTGGTTCGATTCTGGATCAATGCCGTATGCACAATGGCATTACCCATTTGAAAATAAAGAACTTATAGACGATAAAAAATTCTACCCAGCAGATTTTATTGCCGAAGGAGTAGATCAAACACGTGGTTGGTTCTATACTTTACACGCAATTGGAACCATGGTTTTCGATTCTGTAGCCTACAAAAATGTTGTTTCTAACGGATTGGTATTGGATAAAGAAGGTAAAAAAATGTCTAAACGTTTAGGAAACGCTGTTGACCCATTTGAAACAATGGACAAATATGGTGCAGATGCTACACGTTGGTATATGATTTCAAATGCAAATCCGTGGGATAATTTAAAATTCGATATTGAAGGAATTGATGAAGTTAGAAGAAAATTCTTTGGAACCTTATACAACACCTATTCATTCTTCTCTTTATACGCAAATTTAGATAGTTTTACCTATGCTGAAGATGAAATTTCTATTGAAAAAAGACCAGAAATAGACCGTTGGATTCTTTCTGAATTAAACACATTAATTAAAAATGTAGAAAAATTCTACGAAGAATACGAACCAACAAGAGCAGCACGTGCAATACAAGATTTTGTTGGAGAAAACCTAAGTAACTGGTTTGTACGTTTAAGTAGAAGACGTTTTTGGAAAGGTGATTATGAACTAGATAAAATATCTGCTTATCAAACACTTTATACCTGTTTGTTAAATGTAGCTAAATTAGCCTCGCCAATTGCACCATTTTATATGGACAATCTTTACAAAGATTTAATATCAGTTTCAGGTAAAGAAAACTTTGAATCCATACATTTAGCCGAATTTCCAAAATACGATGCTACATTGGTTGATGAAAAGTTAGAACATAAAATGCAACAAGCACAAAAAATATCTTCAATGGTATTGTCGTTACGTAAAAAGGAAATGATTAAAGTACGTCAACCATTACAAAGAATTATGATCCCTATTTTAGATGAAGCTGGTAGAGAAGAAATTTTAGCTGTTGAAAACCTAATCAAATCCGAAGTAAATGTAAAAGAAATTGAACTAATTGACGATGCTTCTGGAATATTGGTAAAAACAATAAAACCTAATTTTAAAGTATTAGGTCCAAAGTTTGGAAAAGATATGAGATTTGTTTCTCAAGCAATTCAAAATTTAACAAAAGAAGCTATTGCAACTATTGAAAAACAAGGAGAAATACCTTTAAAAATCAATGAAAAAACCGTAAATTTAACACTAGAGGAAGTAGAAATAACTTCGCAAGATATTGAAGGTTGGTTAGTAGCAAACCAAGGTGGCTTAACCGTTGCTTTAGATGTTACAATTACAGATGAATTGCGTAAAGAAGGAAATGCAAGAGAATTAATTAACAGAGTTCAGAACCTTAGAAAAGAGTCTGGTTTTGATGTTACTGATAAAATTAAGTTGATTATTCAAAAAAATGATATCTTAGAAAGCTCAATTGAAGCAAACAAAGATTATATTAAAACTGAAACATTAACCAGCGAGTTAGTGTTTGAGGAACTAGTAGAAAAAGGCACAGAAATTGCTTTTGATGATGTAAACACTAAAATATTAATTCAAAAAATGTAA
- a CDS encoding TerB family tellurite resistance protein, producing MGNFIKWLGAGLGFAVGGPIGSVLGYVVGNFIEGFTAGDVERAKAYSTSSRNSQSGDFEISLLLLSAVVIKADGKIDERELSYVRMHFRKMYGEERANNAFKLFKGFIKNNNVSTRQICMQIRQHTTHATRLQLLHFLFGLAKADGAVIEEEVNAIKTIASYLYINQHDFESIKAMFYDSSESAYKILEIEKSASNDELKKAYRKMVKKYHPDKLQHLGEEHVKGAEDKFKQVQKAYEQIQKERGL from the coding sequence ATGGGGAATTTTATTAAATGGCTTGGTGCTGGACTAGGTTTTGCTGTTGGAGGCCCAATTGGAAGTGTTTTAGGATATGTTGTTGGAAATTTTATCGAAGGTTTTACTGCTGGAGATGTTGAACGTGCAAAAGCCTATTCTACTTCGAGCAGAAACTCACAATCGGGAGATTTTGAAATAAGTTTATTATTGCTTTCGGCAGTTGTAATTAAAGCCGACGGAAAAATAGACGAACGAGAACTATCTTATGTCCGCATGCATTTTAGAAAAATGTACGGAGAAGAAAGGGCTAATAATGCATTTAAACTGTTTAAAGGTTTTATAAAAAACAACAACGTTTCTACACGACAGATATGCATGCAAATTCGTCAACACACTACACATGCAACACGCTTACAATTACTTCACTTTTTATTTGGTTTAGCTAAAGCAGACGGCGCAGTTATAGAAGAAGAAGTAAATGCAATAAAAACAATTGCAAGTTACCTATATATAAATCAGCATGACTTTGAATCTATAAAAGCTATGTTTTATGACAGTTCTGAAAGCGCCTATAAAATACTAGAAATTGAAAAATCTGCCAGTAACGACGAGCTAAAAAAAGCCTATAGAAAAATGGTGAAAAAATACCATCCAGATAAATTACAACACTTAGGTGAAGAACATGTAAAAGGTGCCGAAGATAAGTTTAAACAGGTACAAAAAGCTTACGAACAAATTCAAAAAGAAAGAGGTTTGTAA
- a CDS encoding HD domain-containing protein: MNKEQVIANTVTFVKKTLKNAEGGHDWFHILRVWNNAKLIAKTENVDLFIVELGALLHDIADSKFYNGDETVGPKVARAFLEAEHVSEEIIRHIEQIITNISYKGGNFKQTFISLELNVIQDADRLDAIGAIGIARCFNYGGFKNRQLYNPEIAPKLNMSKEEYKKSDSPTINHFYEKLLLLKDKMNTVSGKKIAEERHIYMENFLQKFYSEWNGNS; this comes from the coding sequence ATGAATAAAGAACAGGTAATTGCTAATACTGTAACCTTTGTAAAAAAGACATTAAAAAATGCTGAAGGAGGCCACGATTGGTTTCATATTTTACGCGTTTGGAACAATGCTAAATTAATTGCTAAAACTGAAAATGTAGATTTATTTATAGTTGAATTGGGTGCTTTATTACACGATATTGCAGATTCTAAATTTTATAATGGAGATGAAACCGTAGGTCCAAAAGTAGCACGTGCATTTTTAGAAGCTGAACATGTTTCCGAAGAAATTATACGTCATATTGAACAGATAATAACAAATATTTCATACAAAGGAGGAAATTTTAAACAGACTTTTATTTCGCTAGAATTAAATGTTATTCAAGATGCAGATAGACTTGATGCAATTGGAGCCATTGGCATTGCACGTTGTTTTAATTACGGAGGTTTTAAAAATAGACAACTCTACAATCCAGAGATTGCTCCAAAATTAAATATGTCTAAAGAAGAGTATAAAAAATCGGATAGCCCTACAATTAATCATTTTTACGAGAAGTTATTGCTATTAAAAGATAAAATGAATACAGTTTCCGGAAAAAAAATTGCTGAAGAGCGTCATATATATATGGAGAATTTTCTTCAAAAGTTTTATAGTGAGTGGAATGGTAATTCTTAA
- a CDS encoding SCO family protein: protein MAFFSVIMIYAIYSLLTPEKQLPVYNPADVNPRLVDESLVHIRRNHKVLDFKLINQNGDTITQEDYKDKIYVADFFFTRCMTICPVMTNNIAKLQDVFINDDDIKFLSHSVTPVMDSVPVLKEYAIKKGVIDGKWNITTGTKKHIYDLARKSYFAVLDEGDGGLQDFIHTENFILVDKKRQIRGFYDGTDNADIQRLIEDIKLLQSQSKN, encoded by the coding sequence ATGGCATTTTTTTCTGTGATAATGATTTATGCTATTTATTCATTATTAACTCCTGAAAAACAATTGCCAGTTTACAATCCAGCAGATGTAAATCCAAGATTGGTTGATGAAAGTTTAGTACATATTAGAAGGAATCACAAAGTTTTAGACTTTAAGCTTATAAACCAAAATGGCGATACTATTACTCAAGAAGATTATAAAGATAAAATTTATGTAGCTGATTTTTTCTTCACCCGGTGTATGACTATTTGCCCAGTTATGACCAATAATATTGCAAAATTACAAGATGTATTTATAAATGATGATGACATTAAATTTTTATCACATTCTGTAACTCCTGTTATGGATAGTGTTCCTGTTTTAAAAGAATATGCTATTAAAAAAGGAGTAATTGATGGTAAATGGAATATTACAACAGGGACTAAAAAACATATTTACGATCTTGCTCGTAAAAGCTATTTTGCTGTTTTAGATGAAGGAGATGGTGGTTTGCAAGATTTTATTCATACCGAAAATTTTATTTTAGTTGATAAAAAACGTCAGATTAGAGGTTTTTATGATGGTACTGATAATGCTGATATTCAACGCCTAATTGAAGATATTAAATTACTTCAAAGTCAGTCTAAAAATTAA
- a CDS encoding TraR/DksA family transcriptional regulator — translation MSENTNRYSDTDLAEFKEIILNKIALAEEDLKLLKSSFKNDSNNGTDDTSPTFKAFEEGSETMSKEANVQLAIRQEKFIRDLKNALVRIENKTYGICRVTGKLIKKERLKLVPHATLSIEAKNMQ, via the coding sequence ATGAGCGAAAACACAAATAGATATTCCGACACAGATTTAGCTGAATTTAAAGAAATTATTCTAAATAAAATTGCTTTGGCAGAAGAAGACTTAAAACTGCTAAAAAGTTCATTTAAAAACGATAGTAATAACGGAACTGATGATACTTCTCCTACATTTAAAGCTTTTGAAGAAGGCTCTGAAACAATGTCTAAAGAAGCAAATGTACAGTTAGCTATTCGTCAAGAAAAATTTATTAGAGATTTAAAAAACGCTTTAGTTCGTATTGAAAATAAAACTTACGGAATTTGTCGTGTAACAGGAAAACTAATTAAAAAAGAACGTTTAAAATTAGTTCCACACGCTACATTAAGCATTGAAGCTAAAAACATGCAATAA